A part of Solenopsis invicta isolate M01_SB chromosome 2, UNIL_Sinv_3.0, whole genome shotgun sequence genomic DNA contains:
- the LOC105199105 gene encoding longitudinals lacking protein, isoforms H/M/V, translating into MDTMSTSQQYCLRWNNHRSNLLNVFDELLHNESFTDVTLAVDCGRTVQCHKIVLAACSTYFQTLFHDVPNQYPIIVLKDVKYSEIKAILEYMYRGEVNVAQDQLPGLLKVAQVLKVKGLVEEHSNRTTARDLRREDAIDTSMSPPPAISTSTGGGGASHMSPPHSTCDYSSLYGKSGGVSLDRSHPLTNSLPITWPLLHAGAGHQLPTSMSSSALVGSGGGSGSSGGGGSYDNGIETSPFKRRKLLPPSPLLMNTDTPILRTVLGQSHVDSSQPMSLLQPDSHEPVHYRNASSNGSTNDTENRRNNDLAHGESAHADVSYMDEDDRQTSPQSYGGDTVRNSAAADCVQPKPEWKRYKQYTRDDITGAIEAVRGGMSAVAAARKFGVPSRTLYDKVKKLGIPTSRPFKRSTSSNGGSGACFPFGIGANVNGALYDGNSGGTNPEIENEGGGSANVSLESLAGTSNAAFEAAYARGVKDTSQDRDVISDSMARCSSSPVIRCAKQRQQQQQQQQDLADQVEDLSVSRKSDVPVIVSPTATSATVIKDELQETELDSKDYS; encoded by the exons ATGGACACCATGTCTACCTCTCAACAGTACTGCCTCCGATGGAACAATCATCGCTCGAACCTGCTCAACGTTTTCGACGAGCTGCTTCACAACGAGTCCTTCACCGACGTCACCCTCGCCGTCGACTGCGGTCGGACGGTTCAGTGCCATAAGATCGTGCTAGCCGCATGCTCAACGTACTTCCAAACTCTATTTCACGACGTGCCGAACCAGTATCCGATAATCGTCCTGAAGGATGTCAAGTATTCCGAGATCAAGGCGATACTGGAGTACATGTATCGCGGTGAGGTGAACGTGGCGCAGGACCAACTACCCGGTCTGCTCAAGGTCGCGCAAGTGCTGAAGGTGAAGGGTCTGGTGGAGGAACACAGCAACCGTACTACGGCGCGCGACCTTCGCCGCGAGGATGCGATAGACACGTCGATGTCGCCGCCACCGGCTATCAGCACTAGCACCGGTGGTGGCGGCGCCAGTCACATGTCACCGCCACACTCCACCTGTGATTACTCCTCCCTTTATGGCAAATCCGGAGGAGTCTCGCTCGATCGCAGTCACCCGTTGACTAACTCATTACCAATCACGTGGCCTCTGTTGCACGCTGGCGCGGGCCATCAGCTTCCGACGTCGATGTCTTCCTCTGCTCTCGTTGGTAGCGGCGGAGGCAGCGGcagcagcggcggtggcggatCCTACGACAACGGTATCGAGACCTCGCCGTTCAAGCGCCGGAAGCTGTTACCACCGTCGCCTCTGCTGATGAACACCGACACGCCGATACTGCGCACGGTACTCGGTCAGTCCCATGTCGACAGCTCGCAGCCTATGTCGCTGCTGCAACCGGACAGCCACGAGCCGGTGCACTACCGCAACGCGAGCAGCAACGGATCCACGAACGACACCGAGAACCGCCGCAACAACGATCTGGCCCACGGCGAAAGCGCCCACGCCGACGTCTCCTACATGGACGAGGACGACAGACAGACGTCGCCGCAATCGTACGGCGGAGATACTGTTCGAAATTCAG CTGCCGCGGACTGCGTCCAGCCGAAGCCCGAGTGGAAACGCTACAAGCAGTACACCCGCGACGACATCACCGGGGCGATCGAGGCAGTGAGGGGTGGAATGAGCGCCGTCGCAGCGGCGCGAAAATTTGGCGTGCCGTCGCGTACGCTTTACGACAAGGTGAAGAAGCTCGGGATCCCGACGTCGCGGCCGTTCAAGCGGTCGACGAGCAGCAACGGAGGAAGCGGGGCCTGCTTCCCGTTCGGCATCGGCGCCAACGTGAACGGCGCTCTTTACGACGGCAACAGCGGCGGCACTAATCCCGAGATCGAGAACGAGGGTGGCGGCAGCGCTAACGTCAGCCTCGAGAGTCTGGCCGGTACGAGTAACGCGGCCTTCGAGGCCGCTTACGCGAGGGGGGTGAAGGACACGTCGCAGGACCGTGACGTAATATCGGACTCGATGGCCCGTTGCAGCTCGAGTCCTGTGATACGCTGCGCTAAGCAGaggcagcaacagcagcagcagcagcaggaccTGGCTGATCAGGTGGAGGATCTATCGGTGAGTCGCAAGTCCGACGTTCCGGTGATAGTGTCGCCGACCGCCACGTCGGCCACCGTGATTAAAGACGAGCTGCAGGAAACGGAGCTGGATAGCAAGGATTACAGCTAA
- the LOC105199104 gene encoding LOW QUALITY PROTEIN: chondroadherin (The sequence of the model RefSeq protein was modified relative to this genomic sequence to represent the inferred CDS: deleted 1 base in 1 codon), giving the protein MYRRAQICIYYLLCIAAVNYTSNLEITTTRSRDCPSECICLSPKQVLCNTGGLEDIPAQLLPESVEELSLTKNNFPVIKGDAFAGLRVLRKLTLDGNNISSIRPFAFRGLNRLRELSRELSIQHTPLPCIEKFSFAALQNVSVLLLANNKIRYVEGYSFAGTSNVNVILLSNNPLLTIHSHAFAGLTNVNNLIFPSGIRTIEQEAFDGLQYVGLLKLSYMDLSGLQAYTFRGLSHVHSIYIQESDLGVVQRNAFAGLAHVGRLNVLNNKIDLIERLHLRHENYIEILRFHGNHVLEAPRHARDVVLEVDTISAIDNHFPCDCQAHNVLESDFARGNSVEFQRRNYCISPFEYNGKPMNVVDFDLVARCHDNVIQDNLGSGVVGVSRFSALLLIVFLFSTNFFR; this is encoded by the exons ATGTATCGCAGGGCGCAG ATCTGCATTTACTATCTGCTATGCATAGCAGCAGTGAATTATACCTCCAACTTGGAGATTACTACGACGAGAAGCCGGGACTGTCCATCGGAATGCATATGTTTATCTCCAAAACAG GTACTCTGCAATACAGGTGGTCTCGAGGACATCCCGGCGCAGCTGCTGCCGGAGTCCGTGGAGGAGCTGTCTCTGACGAAGAACAACTTCCCGGTGATAAAGGGTGACGCGTTCGCCGGTCTCCGGGTTCTACGTAAGCTCACCCTGGACGGCAATAACATTTCCTCCATACGGCCGTTCGCGTTTCGCGGCCTGAACCGGCTGCGCGAGCTGTCG CGCGAGCTGTCGATCCAGCACACGCCACTGCCGTGCATCGAGAAGTTCTCGTTCGCCGCGCTACAGAACGTCTCGGTGCTGCTGCTGGCCAACAACAAGATCCGCTACGTCGAGGGCTACTCGTTCGCCGGCACGTCGAACGTGAACGTGATCTTGCTGAGCAACAATCCGTTACTGACGATCCACAGCCACGCGTTCGCCGGCCTCACCAATGTTAACAATCTCATCTTCCCGTCCGGCATCCGTACGATCGAGCAGGAGGCCTTCGACGGCCTCCAGTACGTCGGTCTGCTCAAGCTCAGCTACATGGACCTGTCCGGGCTGCAGGCCTACACCTTCCGCGGCCTGTCGCACGTGCACTCGATCTACATTCAGGAGAGCGATCTCGGCGTGGTGCAGAGAAACGCGTTCGCCGGCCTCGCGCACGTCGGTCGTCTCAACGTGCTCAACAACAAGATCGACCTGATCGAGCGTCTACACCTGCGCCACGAAAATTACATCGAGATCCTGCGTTTCCACGGTAATCACGTGCTGGAGGCGCCGCGCCACGCCAGGGACGTCGTCCTCGAGGTGGACACGATCAGCGCGATCGATAATCACTTCCCTTGCGACTGCCAGGCGCACAACGTCCTCGAGAGCGACTTCGCCCGCGGCAACAGCGTCGAGTTTCAGCGCCGTAACTATTGCATCTCGCCGTTCGAGTACAACGGCAAGCCTATGAACGTCGTCGACTTCGATCTGGTCGCGCGATGCCACGACAACGTGATCCAGGACAATCTGGGCTCGGGCGTCGTCGGCGTGTCCCGTTTCTCGGCGCTGCTGCTGATCGTCTTCCTATTCTCGACAAACTTCTTCCGATGA